CTCGGTCGGCTTAAGTTATTGCTAAGTAAGGGGATTTGAGTGTTTGTGTGATTTCGACGAGGAGAGGGTGTGGCGTCGAAAAGTCTGACCTACGGACGTTGGGAGTTCCGACCCTCGGTCGTTCTAAGTTGTTGTGAAATAAAGGGTGTTTGAGTCTTTGCGTGTTTCCGGTGAGAGGCATGCCAGGCGCGTAAATGTCCGACTCGGGCCCGTAGAACCGTCCGACCGAGGGACGTCTTAGCGCCAGTAATCTGACACCGCTGCTCACGATGGGCCCTCTCCTTGTGTCGCCTCGCCGCGGCTGGCACCATCCGAGCGTTCGCCGGAGTGCCCGGGCGACGTGGTGGAGGTAAAGTGCTGGCCCCGATGTAGAAGTGCCAATGAGGTAGTCCATGTGGAAGCGGTATGAACTCCTGGCGATTGTTCGCCAATTTATGCTGGGCACCATCGCCATCTGGATTTCTGCTTGCGCGACCGCTCCGGGGGCGGGCGATCCACACCGCGATCTCGTTACTCACCGGCAAGGCTCTCCTGACGGTAAGGAGCACGCGCTGCGAGGTATCGCCAGCTGGTACGGGGATCGATTCCACGGTCGCCAGACCGCCAGTGGGGAACTCTATGATATGGAAGGCTTTACGGCGGCCCATAAGACCTTACCCTTCCACACGATTGTACGGGTGATTGAGCCGGAGAGCCGTCGCTCGGTGGTGGTGCGTATTACGGACCGTGGGCCCTTTATCCAGGGGCGCATCATCGATCTTTCTCGTGCCGCCGCACGCGACCTGGGGATGCTGGAGGCCGGGACGGTCCCGGTGATTCTGCAGATCGAGGCCTGGGGCGACGGCTCGTACGTTTCCAATCCCTGATGCACTTTTCGACCCCGGGGGCCTTCGTGCGTTCTATGCTGCGTCGTCTATCGGGCCAGGCACCCGAACTGGTGTTCGCTCGCCTTCAGACCGTGGGGCTTGTGCGCTCCGCTCGTTTGCTTGCACAGCTGGCTCGGGAGCCCGCGCCAAATCCGGCCGGGATGCCGCCCTGGCTGGAGGAGGTTCTGGCCCGTGCACTGGAGCGCCTCTGCGTACCGGATCACGGTGATCTTCCTGCACCCGCTGAGAGTGGTGCGCTGGAGGCGGCGCTCGGGTTCATCTCCGGGATGCCGCCGGCGACTCGGGAGGAGTTTCAGGCGATGCTGGCCCTGCTGGAGTACTCGCCATATGCGTTCGGGCCACGCCGGCAGAGATTTTCCCGATTGGGGGATGACGATGTGGATCGTCTGCTGGTCACACTGGAGAGCTCTTCGCTCCTCTCGGCGAACGCGATGTTTAAGGCGCTTAAGGCGGCGAGCATGATGGGATACTGGTCGCGCCCCGGGACCTGGGGAGGGATTGGGTACAGCCTGGACGAAAACCCGGGGGTTCCGGAGGACAGACGATGAGCGAGCTTCGGCACCCGCAGCATGATTTACCAGAAGGCATGCGTTCGGCTACCGCAAGTGACGAGGCCATTCGCCTTTCGGCAGACGTTGTGGTGGTGGGGCTGGGCGCTGGCGGATGCATGGCCTTTCATGACCTGGCCCGAGCCGGGGTCGATGTCATCGCCGTAGAGCTGGGCGGCTACTTTCCGCCTGAAGCGATGCG
This window of the Lujinxingia litoralis genome carries:
- a CDS encoding septal ring lytic transglycosylase RlpA family protein, translating into MWKRYELLAIVRQFMLGTIAIWISACATAPGAGDPHRDLVTHRQGSPDGKEHALRGIASWYGDRFHGRQTASGELYDMEGFTAAHKTLPFHTIVRVIEPESRRSVVVRITDRGPFIQGRIIDLSRAAARDLGMLEAGTVPVILQIEAWGDGSYVSNP